A portion of the Corynebacterium occultum genome contains these proteins:
- a CDS encoding type III secretion system chaperone family protein, which yields MELFALALAGVAGIAGVTLWFVDASRRRGSTPHREPLAAGTPEQPPATPASAQPDTPEPEPGEATEPGTSTEPLDVEVEDTEDTTPLPEPVTTAASVAEPEPEPEPEPTPEPAAEPAVEPEPELFAESGETESEPESEPEAEAAVDIDKQDQDKPETRRAPRRTGLSLPGSQRRERRAWAEANEWEFKRTDAYLDDEWNRGAAASGAVVRDVVSGVVYGKEMHLVDLGGVTVMAVRRGAPSDVVIDLRRIEAIPADRSAESPDLVPVSEINGFRLYATETGPAERFIDERVTAALDALPEIVAAVWAEGDWVLAQTLKGSHQGDWDEMCAPLASLADAARTLPPPLNTPQAINHEDLDPTRRMPPKQHPPAQLVAVPDPEPDTPLVIRPEEPLELPSRTRSESRGVVEPRPVGVDEVAPIAEETPELDPEKLNGLRVLRDLSRGSSIFDDLTKELGTDPLSTDPLGGDEPGEGKN from the coding sequence ATGGAACTCTTCGCGCTCGCCCTCGCAGGTGTGGCCGGTATCGCCGGTGTCACACTGTGGTTCGTCGATGCTTCCCGACGTCGCGGATCCACACCCCATCGGGAACCCCTGGCCGCCGGGACCCCGGAGCAGCCGCCGGCGACCCCGGCATCGGCACAGCCGGACACCCCGGAGCCGGAACCGGGGGAGGCAACTGAACCCGGAACCTCGACCGAGCCACTGGACGTGGAGGTCGAGGACACCGAGGACACCACCCCGCTCCCTGAACCGGTCACAACGGCAGCGTCTGTCGCCGAGCCGGAGCCCGAACCAGAGCCGGAGCCGACGCCCGAACCTGCGGCGGAGCCCGCCGTGGAACCGGAGCCGGAACTCTTCGCCGAGAGCGGCGAAACAGAGAGCGAACCTGAATCCGAACCGGAAGCTGAGGCAGCGGTGGACATCGACAAACAGGACCAGGATAAACCTGAGACCCGCCGCGCCCCCCGCCGCACCGGGCTGAGCCTGCCGGGTTCCCAACGCCGGGAACGCCGCGCCTGGGCGGAAGCCAATGAGTGGGAGTTCAAACGCACTGACGCCTACCTGGATGATGAATGGAACCGTGGGGCTGCCGCCAGCGGGGCAGTGGTCCGGGATGTGGTCTCCGGTGTGGTCTACGGCAAGGAGATGCACCTGGTTGACCTCGGCGGGGTGACCGTGATGGCGGTGCGTCGGGGCGCGCCCTCCGATGTGGTGATCGATCTGCGGCGCATTGAGGCGATCCCGGCGGACCGGAGCGCGGAATCCCCGGATCTGGTGCCGGTCAGTGAGATTAACGGGTTCCGGCTCTACGCCACCGAAACCGGGCCCGCGGAACGTTTCATCGATGAAAGGGTCACCGCCGCGCTGGACGCCCTGCCGGAGATCGTGGCCGCGGTGTGGGCGGAGGGGGACTGGGTGTTGGCCCAGACTCTCAAGGGTTCCCACCAGGGCGACTGGGATGAGATGTGCGCCCCCCTGGCCTCCCTGGCGGATGCCGCCCGAACTCTCCCACCGCCGCTGAACACCCCGCAGGCCATCAACCATGAGGACCTGGATCCCACCCGGCGGATGCCGCCCAAGCAGCACCCCCCGGCCCAGTTGGTCGCGGTACCTGACCCGGAGCCGGACACCCCGCTGGTGATCCGTCCCGAGGAACCCCTGGAGCTGCCCAGCCGCACCCGGTCGGAAAGCCGGGGAGTAGTCGAACCCCGCCCGGTGGGCGTGGATGAGGTGGCACCGATCGCGGAGGAGACCCCGGAGCTGGACCCGGAGAAGCTCAATGGGTTGCGCGTGCTGCGAGATCTTTCCCGGGGGTCGAGCATCTTCGATGACCTGACCAAGGAGCTGGGCACCGACCCACTGAGCACTGATCCACTGGGCGGCGATGAGCCCGGTGAGGGGAAGAACTAA
- a CDS encoding sulfurtransferase, whose translation MSILTTPAQLRESIYHADNQIVLASYWVPHQKPGLSGYNSAGLAAFNSEHIPTSLFCDPSSALAAVPGSGSGRNPMPSLDSLSRWFQAWGLRENRSVLVYDHGKGLFAARAWWMLRWAGVQDVRILDGGLAAWDKAGYPVLAGPGNIQSSANITPQPGNLPLATMDDVRDFRGVLVDAREPNRYHGRKEIFDLKAGHIPGAINIPSRDLVNEDHTYKTPEQIRERFAREGLSGEEEMIVYSGSGNHSSQALVAMHLAGMSGAAHYVGGWSQWSANPANPIAYPVNQPL comes from the coding sequence ATGAGCATTCTGACGACTCCGGCGCAGCTGCGTGAATCCATCTACCATGCTGACAATCAGATCGTCCTGGCCAGTTACTGGGTTCCCCACCAGAAGCCGGGACTCTCCGGCTACAACAGTGCCGGCCTGGCAGCCTTTAACTCCGAGCACATCCCCACCTCCCTCTTCTGCGATCCCTCCTCCGCCCTGGCTGCTGTCCCCGGTTCCGGTTCGGGACGCAACCCGATGCCCTCCCTCGACTCCCTCTCCCGTTGGTTCCAGGCCTGGGGGCTGCGGGAGAACCGCAGCGTCCTGGTTTATGACCACGGCAAGGGGCTTTTTGCGGCCCGCGCCTGGTGGATGCTGCGCTGGGCCGGTGTCCAGGATGTCCGCATTCTCGACGGCGGCCTGGCCGCCTGGGACAAGGCCGGTTACCCGGTGCTCGCCGGGCCGGGCAATATCCAGTCCAGCGCCAACATCACCCCGCAGCCCGGCAACCTGCCCCTGGCAACCATGGATGATGTCCGTGATTTCCGCGGGGTGCTTGTCGACGCCCGCGAACCCAACCGCTACCACGGCCGCAAGGAAATCTTCGACCTCAAGGCCGGCCACATCCCCGGGGCCATCAACATCCCCTCCCGTGACCTGGTCAACGAGGATCACACCTATAAAACCCCCGAGCAGATCCGGGAACGTTTCGCCAGGGAAGGCCTCAGCGGGGAGGAGGAGATGATCGTCTACTCCGGTTCCGGCAACCATTCCTCCCAGGCGCTGGTCGCCATGCACCTCGCCGGAATGAGCGGCGCCGCCCACTACGTCGGCGGCTGGTCACAGTGGTCGGCCAACCCGGCCAACCCCATCGCATACCCGGTGAACCAGCCCCTCTAA
- a CDS encoding response regulator transcription factor, whose translation MIHLSITDDEALVASSLATLLSLEDDLEVLTVCGSGEEMLAWWQRTETTGGQLPDVCVLDLQLGGIDGIDTAIKLRESTSDLPVLIVTSHARPRQLKRALSAGVQGFLPKTATAAEFATAIRSVYAGRRYIDPELAALTISSGESPLTPREEELLLLAGRGGSVEEIAAQTHLAPGTTRNYLSQAMSKLGAQNRFEAYTRARELGWL comes from the coding sequence TTGATACACCTCAGCATCACCGATGATGAAGCTCTGGTGGCCAGTTCCCTGGCCACCCTCCTCAGTCTGGAGGATGACCTGGAGGTGCTCACGGTCTGCGGTTCGGGGGAGGAGATGCTGGCCTGGTGGCAACGGACGGAAACCACCGGTGGGCAGCTACCCGATGTCTGCGTGCTGGACCTGCAGCTCGGGGGGATTGACGGCATCGACACCGCCATCAAGCTCCGGGAATCCACCTCAGATCTGCCCGTCCTGATCGTCACCAGCCATGCCCGGCCCCGCCAGCTCAAACGTGCCCTGTCCGCCGGGGTGCAGGGTTTTCTGCCCAAGACCGCCACCGCCGCGGAGTTCGCCACCGCCATCCGCAGTGTGTATGCGGGGCGTCGCTACATCGATCCGGAGCTGGCGGCGCTGACGATCAGCTCGGGGGAGTCCCCGCTGACCCCGCGGGAGGAGGAACTGCTGCTGTTGGCGGGCCGGGGCGGCAGTGTGGAGGAGATCGCTGCCCAGACGCACCTGGCGCCGGGCACCACCCGTAACTATCTCTCCCAGGCGATGAGCAAGCTCGGTGCCCAGAACCGTTTCGAGGCCTACACCCGGGCCCGGGAGCTGGGCTGGCTCTGA
- a CDS encoding sensor histidine kinase — translation MSDYSPADSAVERFPRLTAPRRTWRAMSGGARYIAYTRISLQLIGVGMLLFTLLPLLSFPASRELPVPGLVVAGLLGLVSLGLMVAVLELHPDLNSRPRREVRPFFLAGFIFNLVAWGFSLVLVVADLPDGYRVLGVLGAVWLLFNLSLTYLPWLRWRWVWLSGIGLVTMALSYRITSEGVAMLFWVVGAAALVATVRITLWTIELFREVEAARQTEAALKVTEERLRFAQELHDTLGQHLAGMSLKAELALALARRGDDRLEGELVELQRLARTSMSEMREVAAGYRGINLATEVGGAKSLLADSGIALEIRGDALDVVPRDRELAAWFVREATTNVLRHSDADQVRLRLGPEVVSMSNDGAGREIRALSGLKALRHRAEHNGAQLLVERDGEQFTASLIFGGNP, via the coding sequence ATGAGTGACTATTCCCCGGCAGACTCCGCCGTCGAGCGTTTCCCCAGGTTGACTGCGCCCCGGCGGACCTGGCGGGCGATGAGTGGTGGGGCCCGCTATATCGCCTACACCCGCATCTCCCTGCAGTTGATCGGGGTGGGTATGTTGCTCTTCACCCTGCTGCCCCTGCTGAGTTTCCCGGCGAGCCGGGAGCTGCCGGTGCCGGGGTTGGTGGTGGCGGGCCTGCTGGGCCTGGTTTCCCTGGGGTTGATGGTGGCTGTTCTGGAGCTGCATCCCGATTTGAATTCCCGGCCACGCCGGGAGGTCCGCCCCTTTTTCCTGGCTGGTTTCATCTTCAACCTGGTGGCCTGGGGGTTCAGCCTGGTGCTGGTGGTGGCAGACCTGCCGGATGGTTACCGGGTGCTCGGGGTGCTGGGGGCAGTGTGGCTGCTCTTCAACCTTTCGTTGACCTATCTGCCGTGGTTGCGTTGGCGTTGGGTGTGGCTCTCGGGGATCGGCCTGGTCACGATGGCCCTGAGTTACCGGATCACCTCCGAGGGTGTTGCCATGCTGTTCTGGGTGGTGGGTGCGGCGGCCCTGGTGGCCACGGTGCGGATCACCCTCTGGACCATTGAGCTCTTCCGGGAGGTGGAGGCGGCCCGTCAGACGGAGGCGGCGTTGAAGGTCACCGAGGAGCGGCTGCGTTTCGCGCAGGAACTCCATGACACCCTGGGCCAGCACCTGGCGGGGATGTCCCTGAAGGCGGAGTTGGCGTTGGCGCTGGCCCGCCGGGGTGATGATCGTCTGGAAGGGGAGCTGGTGGAGCTGCAGCGGCTGGCCCGGACCTCCATGTCGGAGATGCGGGAGGTGGCGGCCGGTTACCGGGGGATCAACCTCGCCACGGAGGTCGGGGGTGCGAAAAGTCTGTTGGCGGATTCCGGCATTGCGCTTGAGATCAGGGGTGATGCCCTGGATGTGGTGCCGCGGGACCGTGAGCTGGCGGCCTGGTTCGTGCGGGAGGCGACGACCAATGTGCTGCGCCATTCCGATGCCGATCAGGTCCGGCTGCGGCTGGGCCCGGAGGTGGTGAGCATGAGCAATGACGGGGCCGGCCGGGAGATCCGGGCATTGTCGGGTCTCAAGGCGCTGCGGCACCGGGCGGAGCACAATGGGGCTCAGCTGCTCGTGGAAAGAGATGGCGAGCAGTTCACCGCCAGCCTGATCTTCGGAGGTAACCCTTGA